A genome region from Natranaeroarchaeum sulfidigenes includes the following:
- the lrp gene encoding HTH-type transcriptional regulator Lrp yields the protein MTYENLDAKLVNALLGDGRASLRSLAEELDVSVTTVSNHLSDLEEDGVIEGYTPKVNYGKLDYDVTAILQLKVEGNALPDITERLEQEKQMISVYEVTGGYDIIAIGKFEDTDGMNEQIKTLLTDPDIRESNTSVVLNATSENDQFELDVDRE from the coding sequence ATGACGTACGAAAATCTAGATGCAAAACTAGTGAATGCACTTCTGGGCGACGGCCGAGCCAGTCTCAGAAGCCTCGCCGAAGAGCTCGACGTCTCCGTCACAACCGTCTCGAACCACCTCAGCGATCTGGAAGAAGACGGTGTCATCGAGGGATACACGCCGAAGGTCAACTACGGCAAGCTCGACTACGACGTCACCGCGATCCTGCAGCTCAAAGTCGAGGGGAACGCGCTCCCGGACATCACCGAACGGCTCGAACAGGAAAAGCAAATGATCAGCGTCTACGAGGTGACCGGCGGCTACGACATCATCGCCATCGGCAAGTTCGAGGACACTGACGGGATGAACGAACAGATCAAAACGCTGCTGACGGATCCCGATATCCGCGAATCGAACACGAGCGTCGTGCTCAACGCCACGAGCGAGAACGATCAGTTCGAGCTGGACGTCGACCGGGAGTAG
- a CDS encoding class I SAM-dependent methyltransferase, translating to MVDPFGHAIYDHYHGTRSAPLVQRDGEQTLDHPIEEFYFNPYEAGDDPWLETWLDGPLLDMGAGAGRHVRHFQTRFETIGIEHSEPLVETMRDRGVKDARLADMFALRDSFEADRFGSALAYGTQLGLARSMAGLRTFLADLAYVTTRDGTAVLDCYDPTQAATEELLGYRSDPTPGLAYRLFQFEYDGVLGRPLLFRLFSPDRVREATTGTGWTVVDVDHGDGDTAHYRIALEKRGSSD from the coding sequence ATGGTGGACCCGTTTGGCCACGCCATTTACGATCACTATCACGGGACACGATCGGCGCCGCTCGTGCAACGAGACGGCGAGCAAACGCTCGACCATCCGATCGAGGAGTTTTACTTCAACCCCTACGAGGCGGGCGATGATCCGTGGCTCGAAACGTGGCTCGACGGTCCCCTGCTCGACATGGGTGCAGGGGCGGGGAGACACGTTCGACATTTCCAGACGCGCTTCGAGACCATCGGCATCGAGCACAGCGAGCCGCTCGTCGAGACGATGCGTGATCGGGGCGTCAAGGATGCCCGGCTGGCCGATATGTTCGCCCTTCGGGACTCGTTCGAGGCGGATCGGTTCGGTTCGGCGCTCGCGTACGGCACCCAACTCGGCCTCGCCCGGTCGATGGCTGGCCTCCGGACGTTCCTCGCCGACCTTGCATACGTCACGACGCGGGATGGGACGGCGGTGCTAGACTGCTACGATCCCACGCAGGCGGCGACCGAGGAACTTCTTGGGTATCGCTCCGATCCGACCCCGGGACTCGCCTATCGGCTCTTTCAGTTCGAGTACGACGGCGTCCTCGGGCGGCCGCTGCTGTTCAGGCTGTTCAGTCCCGATCGGGTTCGCGAAGCGACGACCGGGACGGGCTGGACCGTCGTCGACGTCGACCACGGGGACGGTGATACCGCACACTATCGGATCGCACTCGAAAAGCGGGGATCGAGCGACTGA
- the glnA gene encoding type I glutamate--ammonia ligase, with translation MTSGSLTSEEQAVLDEIEEKEVDFLRLQFTDILGTVKNVAVPARQAEKAFTEGIYFDGSSIEGFVRIQESDMRLKPDPETFAVLPWRTDDQAAAGRMICDVINTSTGEPFEGDPRYVLKQALDHAEELGYEVNMAPEPEFFLFEQDEDGYATTEFADKGGYFDVAPKDLASDVRRDIIYALEDMGFEIEASHHEVAEGQYEINFEYDDALTTADNVATFRTVVRAVAAQHDLHATFMPKPVPKINGSGMHTHMSLMKDGENAFHDGDDEFDLSDTAHSYLAGVLDHAPAICAVTDPTVNSYKRLVPGYEAPVYVAWSDRNRSALIRKPAARIPAASRIEARFPDPSCNPYLAFAALIEAGLDGIERDLDAPDPIRENIYEFDEEKREEYGIETLPTNLGEAVDALEEDETILSALGPHISEKFVEAKSQEFEEYLVDVSQWELDRYLDTY, from the coding sequence ATGACAAGTGGAAGCCTCACATCGGAGGAACAGGCAGTACTCGACGAGATCGAAGAGAAGGAAGTCGACTTCCTGCGACTGCAGTTTACTGACATTCTGGGAACGGTCAAGAACGTCGCGGTGCCGGCACGTCAGGCCGAAAAGGCGTTCACCGAGGGCATTTACTTCGACGGCTCCTCGATCGAGGGGTTCGTCCGGATTCAGGAGTCCGACATGCGGCTCAAGCCCGATCCCGAGACGTTCGCCGTGCTCCCGTGGAGGACGGACGATCAGGCCGCCGCAGGCCGAATGATCTGTGACGTCATCAACACCTCTACCGGCGAGCCGTTCGAGGGTGATCCACGGTACGTTCTCAAGCAGGCACTCGACCACGCCGAGGAGCTCGGCTACGAGGTCAACATGGCGCCCGAGCCGGAGTTCTTCCTGTTCGAGCAGGACGAGGACGGCTACGCGACGACCGAGTTCGCCGACAAGGGTGGCTACTTCGACGTCGCTCCGAAGGACCTCGCCAGCGATGTCCGCCGGGACATCATCTACGCACTCGAGGATATGGGCTTCGAGATCGAGGCCAGTCACCACGAGGTCGCCGAGGGCCAGTACGAGATCAACTTCGAGTACGACGACGCGCTGACGACCGCGGACAACGTCGCCACTTTCCGGACGGTCGTCCGTGCGGTCGCCGCACAGCACGACCTGCACGCGACGTTCATGCCCAAGCCGGTGCCGAAGATCAACGGCTCGGGAATGCACACTCACATGTCCCTGATGAAAGACGGGGAGAACGCGTTCCACGACGGCGACGACGAGTTCGACCTGAGTGACACCGCTCACTCCTACCTCGCTGGCGTCCTCGACCACGCGCCCGCGATCTGTGCCGTTACCGACCCGACGGTCAACAGCTACAAGCGACTGGTGCCCGGCTACGAGGCCCCGGTCTACGTCGCGTGGTCCGACCGTAACCGCTCGGCACTCATCCGCAAGCCGGCAGCACGGATCCCGGCGGCCTCCCGTATCGAGGCACGCTTCCCCGATCCGTCCTGTAACCCGTACCTCGCATTCGCGGCGCTCATCGAGGCCGGTCTCGACGGGATCGAACGCGATCTCGACGCGCCGGACCCGATCCGCGAGAACATCTACGAGTTCGACGAGGAGAAACGCGAGGAGTACGGCATCGAGACGCTGCCGACGAACCTCGGCGAGGCCGTCGACGCGCTCGAAGAGGACGAAACCATCCTCTCGGCGCTTGGCCCCCACATCAGCGAGAAGTTCGTCGAAGCGAAAAGCCAGGAGTTCGAGGAGTACCTCGTCGACGTCTCCCAGTGGGAGCTCGACCGGTACCTCGACACGTACTGA
- the thsB gene encoding thermosome subunit beta codes for MQQGQPMIVMGEDAQRVQDRDAQDYNISAARAVAKSVRSTLGPKGMDKMLVDSMGNVTITNDGVTILKEMDIDNPTAEMIVEVAETQEDEAGDGTTTAVSVAGELLKNAEDLLEQDIHPTAIIKGFHLASEQARKEVGDISDDVDPDDEDLLRSVAETSMTGKGAELNKEHLAQLIVDAVQKVTVEDEEGGHVVDLEFLNIETQTGRAAGESDLLSGAVVSKDPVHDNMPSEVEDADIMLLDSPIEVDEADTDTEVSVTDPSQLQQFLDREEEEIKEKVEAIVDSGADVVFCQKGIDDLAQHYLAKEGILAVRRAKKSDIEFLTEVLEANVVSDLSSVDPADLGHGDVVRGEEDDLFYVSGDGHGVTLLLRGSTDHVVDELKRGIEDALEVVAQTVSDGRVVAGGGAIEVEVARRLRDYADGVSGREQLAVEAYADALELVPRVLAENAGLDSIDTLVDLRAAHEDGDQRAGLNVFSGDVVDTHDAGVVEPAHAKEQALTSATEAANLVLKIDDIISAGELSTDKGDDEAGGPGGAPGGMGGMGGGMGGMM; via the coding sequence ATGCAGCAAGGACAGCCGATGATCGTAATGGGTGAGGACGCACAGCGCGTGCAGGACCGTGACGCGCAGGACTACAACATTTCTGCCGCACGCGCCGTTGCGAAGTCCGTCCGCTCGACGCTCGGACCGAAGGGGATGGACAAGATGCTCGTCGATTCGATGGGCAACGTGACCATCACAAACGACGGTGTGACCATCCTCAAAGAGATGGATATCGACAACCCGACGGCCGAGATGATCGTCGAGGTCGCAGAGACTCAGGAGGACGAGGCGGGCGACGGGACGACGACCGCCGTCTCGGTCGCGGGCGAACTGCTGAAAAACGCCGAGGATCTCCTCGAACAGGACATCCACCCGACGGCGATCATCAAGGGCTTCCACCTCGCGAGTGAGCAGGCCCGCAAAGAGGTCGGCGACATTTCCGACGACGTCGATCCCGACGACGAGGACTTGCTTCGATCGGTCGCGGAGACGTCGATGACCGGCAAGGGCGCAGAGCTGAATAAGGAACACCTCGCACAGTTGATCGTCGATGCGGTACAGAAAGTCACCGTCGAGGATGAGGAGGGCGGCCACGTCGTCGACCTCGAATTCCTCAACATCGAAACGCAGACAGGCCGTGCCGCTGGTGAGTCCGATCTCCTCTCCGGAGCGGTCGTCAGCAAGGATCCCGTCCACGACAACATGCCAAGCGAGGTCGAGGACGCCGATATCATGCTGCTCGACTCGCCGATCGAGGTCGACGAGGCAGACACCGACACGGAGGTCAGTGTCACCGATCCGAGCCAGCTTCAGCAGTTCCTCGACCGTGAGGAAGAAGAGATCAAGGAGAAAGTCGAGGCGATCGTCGACTCCGGTGCCGACGTGGTCTTCTGTCAGAAGGGTATCGACGACCTCGCCCAGCATTACCTCGCTAAAGAGGGTATTCTCGCGGTTCGCCGTGCGAAGAAGTCCGACATCGAGTTCCTCACCGAGGTCCTCGAAGCGAACGTCGTCTCCGACCTCTCCTCGGTCGACCCTGCCGATCTCGGCCACGGCGACGTCGTCCGCGGCGAGGAAGACGACCTGTTCTACGTCTCCGGCGACGGTCACGGCGTGACGCTCCTGCTCCGTGGCTCGACCGACCACGTCGTCGACGAGCTCAAGCGTGGTATCGAGGACGCACTGGAAGTCGTCGCACAGACCGTCTCCGACGGGCGGGTGGTCGCTGGCGGCGGGGCGATCGAGGTCGAAGTCGCCCGGCGCCTGCGTGACTACGCCGACGGCGTCTCCGGCCGCGAACAGCTGGCCGTCGAGGCGTACGCCGACGCGCTCGAACTCGTCCCCCGTGTGCTCGCCGAGAACGCTGGTCTCGACTCTATCGACACCCTGGTCGACCTGCGCGCAGCCCACGAGGACGGCGACCAGCGTGCCGGGCTGAACGTCTTCTCCGGCGACGTCGTCGACACCCACGACGCGGGCGTCGTCGAGCCGGCCCACGCCAAAGAGCAGGCACTGACCTCCGCCACCGAGGCGGCGAACCTCGTGCTCAAGATCGACGACATCATCTCCGCCGGCGAGCTCTCGACCGACAAGGGCGACGACGAGGCTGGCGGCCCCGGCGGTGCGCCCGGCGGCATGGGCGGCATGGGTGGCGGCATGGGCGGCATGATGTAG